From the genome of Haloplanus vescus:
CACGCAGAACTTCGAGTTCACCGCCGACACCAAGGACGACTTCGTCTACAACAAAGAGCAGCTGAAGAACGTCCCGTGGTACAAGGGCATCGACCCCTTGGAGTCCCGCAATCCCGACCGGAGCGCGTGGATTGGCGAGGGCGACGGCGAAATCGACTACCAGTAACAGGCGAGCCGGCACTGCGCCGTCTCGAAACGTTCAAAGGAATACCTCAAACAAACTCAAGCAATGGTGTATGAAACGATCGCGTTCGTGCTGTTCGCCCTCGTAACGGTGGGCTGCAGCCTGGGCGTCGTCCTCGTCGAGGACGTGTGGCACTCCGCACTCCTCCTAGGTGGCGCCCTGATGAGCGTCGCGGTGCATTACGTGATGTTACAGGCGGAGTTTCTCGCCGCCATGCAGATCCTCGTCTACGTGGGCGGGGTGCTCATCCTCATCACGTTCGCCGTGATGCTCACCAAATCGACCTCGGCATCGGCATCAACAACGGAGGTGCGTGAGACATGACGACGAAACCCGAGCTCCGAACCGGAGCGAACCTGCTGCCCGGACT
Proteins encoded in this window:
- a CDS encoding NADH-quinone oxidoreductase subunit J; this encodes MVYETIAFVLFALVTVGCSLGVVLVEDVWHSALLLGGALMSVAVHYVMLQAEFLAAMQILVYVGGVLILITFAVMLTKSTSASASTTEVRET